A region from the Nonlabens sp. YIK11 genome encodes:
- a CDS encoding 1-acyl-sn-glycerol-3-phosphate acyltransferase gives MAIYDDIRFFNDEEVSIALQSAVRHPMIKTLFKYTFPDKTEDEIKDIVLSCSSINDFQRDVISVTVERILEETSAGLTTSGFEDLEESQSYLYISNHRDIVLDTCLINLTLFKHNLIRTASAIGDNLVQRPFVNALSKLTRNFIVKRGGTPRETLMSSKKLSEYIEYLLKDQQQSVWIAQRQGRTKDGNDVTEQGVLKMIALAAGKRSVIEYLNSLKIVPVSISYEYDPTDILKVPELLAKKAQTEYIKSENEDFNSILKGALGQKKHIHITASKPLSLEECSDEATNQVLQQLVTKLNDIIQSNYKLWPTNYIAYDLLRDTREYEKFYSKKDQAQFERRLRMRVDMQDPEAVKSFLNMYARPVINKQELEPAYEA, from the coding sequence TTGGCGATTTACGACGATATACGGTTTTTTAATGACGAAGAGGTTTCCATTGCGTTGCAAAGTGCGGTGCGTCACCCAATGATTAAAACCCTTTTTAAATACACGTTTCCTGACAAGACAGAAGACGAGATCAAGGACATTGTCTTGTCTTGCAGCTCGATCAACGATTTTCAGCGAGATGTGATCTCTGTAACGGTAGAACGCATTCTGGAAGAAACCAGTGCTGGATTGACCACTTCGGGTTTTGAAGATCTTGAGGAGTCACAATCCTATCTATACATTTCCAACCATAGAGACATTGTTCTGGACACTTGTTTGATCAACCTTACTTTGTTCAAACATAATTTGATACGCACAGCTAGCGCCATAGGCGATAATCTGGTGCAACGACCTTTTGTGAACGCCTTGAGTAAACTTACCCGTAATTTTATCGTGAAACGTGGTGGCACACCTCGCGAGACTTTAATGAGCAGTAAGAAATTGAGCGAATACATTGAATATTTGCTCAAAGACCAGCAACAAAGTGTCTGGATTGCCCAACGTCAAGGACGTACCAAAGACGGTAATGACGTTACCGAACAAGGTGTGCTTAAAATGATTGCACTGGCAGCAGGCAAAAGATCTGTTATTGAATATTTGAATTCGCTTAAGATCGTACCGGTTTCCATTTCCTATGAATATGACCCTACAGATATTTTAAAAGTGCCAGAGCTGCTTGCCAAAAAAGCTCAAACAGAATACATCAAATCAGAGAATGAAGACTTCAATAGCATTCTTAAAGGAGCATTGGGTCAAAAGAAACACATTCACATCACGGCTTCAAAGCCTTTATCGCTGGAAGAATGCAGTGATGAGGCTACCAACCAGGTGCTGCAGCAACTGGTCACAAAACTGAACGACATTATCCAGAGCAATTATAAGCTGTGGCCTACCAATTACATTGCATACGACCTATTGCGTGATACGAGAGAATACGAGAAATTTTATAGCAAGAAAGACCAGGCACAGTTTGAGCGCAGGTTGCGCATGCGTGTGGACATGCAAGATCCCGAAGCCGTAAAAAGCTTTTTGAACATGTATGCACGACCGGTGATCAACAAGCAAGAATTGGAGCCAGCCTATGAAGCCTAA